A single window of Athene noctua chromosome 1, bAthNoc1.hap1.1, whole genome shotgun sequence DNA harbors:
- the TSC22D1 gene encoding TSC22 domain family protein 1 isoform X1: MHQPDSAADISARKMAHPAMFPRRGSSSSSGSSCVTAPTAPGTGVGSAALSAEDYQPPLLVQPPPPSPAASSSAGPQPTPPPPQSLNLLSQSQLQPQPLAQTGAQMKKKSGFQITSVTPAQISASMSSNNSIAEDTESYDDLDESHTEDLSSSEILDVSLSRATDLGEPERSSSEETLNNFQEAETPGAVSPNQPHLPQQHAPLPHHPQQSVVINGSVHPHHVHHHHHLHHHHHGHHHPSHPGVGSAPISGGPPPSPSFRKLSTTGSSDNVISTAPVSAASSTGSPASVVSNIRTTSTPGNLGVSPATGTSTLNNMGGGSSNVASNVLGTINLSNITSTGNVNALSGTSSNVNVNILSGAGNGTSASSSVINNVTNPTAGMAVGSSQQQPASGTSRFRVVKLDSSSEPFKKGRWTCTEFYDKENTVAVSEGVAVNKAVETIKQNPLEVTSERESTSGSSVSSNVSTLSHYTESVGSGEMGAPTVVQQQAFQGVGPQQMDFSSAAPPAIPASSIPQSVSQSQLAQVQLHSQEVNYPQQKPGVQPPAQASLTTVTGVQPAPVNILGVSPSLGHQQPAIQSMAQQQLPYSQPAQPVQTLPVVQQQQLQYGQQQQQQQQTVPTQMATGHVKPVNQNSVTGAMPDYIQHQQILQTPAPAMQPSSTGVGAGQPVPVAQAQGMQPSVQAHPAAAPAPPVAHAPAAIPGVGTSGQMLNVGQQGSVATVVQPPSAANQIPPPVMPSTAAPPSSQVVQPVQTGIMQQGLQASASGLPQQMVIAQQNTLLPVQPQAQGVESVVQGMTGQQLPAVSPIPSASAVPPPGQAGSAVPPGIPSASIGLGQPQNIAQASAVQNGNLAQSVSQPPLISTSIGMPVAQSVPQQIPLSSTQFPAQSLAQSIVSQTEDGRRPTEPSLVGLPQAASGESGVGASAVSDGGSSNMPSSASLFPLKVLPLTTPLVDGEDESSSGASVVAIDNKIEQAMDLVKSHLMYAVREEVEVLKEQIKELIEKNSQLEQENTLLKTLASPEQLAQFQAQLQTGSPPSSSQSQGTTQQPAQPASQGSGPSA, from the coding sequence ATGCACCAGCCTGACTCAGCCGCAGACATTAGTGCTAGGAAGATGGCGCACCCGGCAATGTTTCCTAGAAggggcagcagcagtagcagcggCAGCAGCTGCGTTACTGCTCCCACTGCACCAGGTACCGGCGTTGGGAGCGCTGCCCTCTCCGCCGAGGATTATCAGCCGCCTTTGCTGGTCCAGCCGCCGCCTCCATCTCCTGCAGCATCTTCATCAGCGGGTCCACAGCCGACACCCCCTCCTCCACAAAGCCTGAACCTTCTCTCGCAGTCTCAGCTCCAGCCACAGCCTCTTGCACAGACTGGAgctcaaatgaaaaagaaaagtggcTTCCAAATTACCAGTGTGACCCCTGCTCAGATATCAGCTAGTATGAGCTCTAACAACAGCATAGCTGAGGATACAGAAAGCTACGATGACCTGGATGAGTCCCACACTGAAGACCTGTCGTCTTCAGAAATCTTGGATGTTTCTCTATCCAGGGCCACTGACTTGGGAGAACCTGAGAGGAGCTCCTCTGAAGAGACTTTGAATAACTTCCAAGAGGCAGAGACTCCTGGGGCTGTTTCTCCAAACCAGCCTCATCTTCCTCAGCAGCATGCTCCTCTGCCTCATCACCCACAGCAGAGTGTTGTGATCAACGGAAGTGTTCACCCCCATCATGTTCATCACCACCACCATCTTCACCACCATCATCACGGACACCATCATCCATCGCATCCTGGGGTGGGCAGTGCCCCAATTTCTGGAGGACCACCACCCAGTCCATCATTTAGAAAACTATCAACAACTGGAAGCTCTGACAATGTTATATCAACTGCACCAGTTTCTGCTGCATCATCCACTGGTTCCCCGGCATCTGTTGTGTCTAATATCCGCACTACAAGTACTCCTGGCAATTTAGGTGTAAGTCCTGCTACTGGAACTAGTACCTTAAATAATATGGGCGGTGGTAGTTCTAATGTGGCAAGCAACGTGCTTGGTACTATAAATCTAAGCAACATCACGAGTACTGGTAATGTAAATGCTTTGTCTGGAACTAGCAGCAATGTTAATGTGAATATCTTGAGTGGTGCTGGCAATGGTACGAGTGCTTCCTCTAGTGTCATTAACAATGTTACTAATCCAACTGCAGGAATGGCAGTGGGATCaagccagcagcagcctgcatCTGGCACGTCAAGGTTTAGGGTTGTAAAATTAGATTCTAGTTCTGAACCTTTCAAAAAAGGTAGATGGACATGCACTGAATTCTATGATAAAGAAAACACTGTTGCAGTTTCAGAAGGAGTAGCAGTAAACAAAGCAGTAGAGACGATAAAACAAAACCCGCTTGAAGTGACTTCTGAAAGGGAGAGCACCAGTGGGAGTTCTGTTAGCAGCAATGTAAGCACACTGAGTCACTATACAGAAAGTGTGGGAAGTGGAGAAATGGGAGCACCTACTGTGGTACAGCAGCAAGCGTTTCAAGGTGTGGGTCCGCAGCAGATGGATTTTAGCAGTGCTGCTCCTCCGGCAATTCCAGCATCTAGTATACCACAGAGTGTTTCTCAATCACAGCTTGCACAAGTCCAGCTGCATTCTCAAGAAGTAAACTATCCACAGCAGAAGCCAGGGGTCCAACCTCCTGCACAGGCCAGTCTAACCACTGTTACTGGGGTTCAGCCAGCCCCAGTTAATATACTAGGTGTATCCCCATCTCTGGGCCACCAGCAACCTGCCATTCAAAGTATGGCTCAACAGCAGCTGCCGTATTCTCAGCCCGCGCAGCCTGTGCAGACTTTACCAGTtgtacagcagcagcagttgcagTATGgacaacagcaacaacagcagcaacagacaGTTCCTACGCAGATGGCCACAGGTCACGTTAAGCCGGTGAACCAAAACTCGGTTACGGGGGCTATGCCAGACTACATTCAACATCAGCAGATCCTTCAGACTCCAGCCCCTGCCATGCAGCCTAGTTCTACAGGAGTAGGAGCAGGGCAACCGGTTCCCGTTGCCCAGGCACAGGGCATGCAGCCTTCAGTACAAGCACacccagctgctgccccagctcCGCCTGTTGCACATGCTCCAGCAGCGATACCAGGTGTAGGTACCAGTGGTCAAATGCTGAACGTTGGGCAGCAGGGAAGCGTAGCCACTGTGGTGCAACCACCATCTGCTGCAAACCAAATTCCACCTCCAGTTATGCCGTCAACGGCTGCTCCTCCATCTTCACAAGTAGTGCAGCCTGTGCAGACAGGAATAATGCAGCAGGGATTACAGGCTAGTGCTTCAGGCCTTCCTCAGCAAATGGTCATTGCTCAGCAAAACACCTTGTTACCTGTACAGCCACAGGCACAAGGAGTGGAATCTGTAGTCCAAGGGATGACtggccagcagctgcctgcagttaGCCCTATACCTTCTGCTAGTGCTGTTCCTCCACCAGGTCAAGCTGGTTCAGCTGTGCCTCCTGGCATACCTTCTGCTTCTATAGGTTTGGGACAGCCACAGAATATAGCACAAGCTTCGGCTGTGCAGAACGGGAATCTGGCTCAAAGTGTTAGTCAGCCTCCCTTGATATCAACAAGTATAGGTATGCCAGTGGCACAGAGTGTGCCACAGCAGATACCGCTAAGCTCTACCCAGTTCCCCGCACAATCACTAGCTCAGTCAATTGTAAGCCAAACTGAAGATGGCAGACGCCCTACAGAACCTTCCTTAGTGGGTTTACCTCAAGCTGCCAGTGGCGAGAGTGGTGTTGGAGCATCAGCTGTTTCAGATGGCGGTAGCAGCAACATGCCATCCTCTGCTTCCCTCTTTCCGCTGAAGGTGCTGCCGTTGACAACGCCTCTTGTAGATGGTGAGGATGAGAG
- the TSC22D1 gene encoding TSC22 domain family protein 1 isoform X2, which translates to MAHPAMFPRRGSSSSSGSSCVTAPTAPGTGVGSAALSAEDYQPPLLVQPPPPSPAASSSAGPQPTPPPPQSLNLLSQSQLQPQPLAQTGAQMKKKSGFQITSVTPAQISASMSSNNSIAEDTESYDDLDESHTEDLSSSEILDVSLSRATDLGEPERSSSEETLNNFQEAETPGAVSPNQPHLPQQHAPLPHHPQQSVVINGSVHPHHVHHHHHLHHHHHGHHHPSHPGVGSAPISGGPPPSPSFRKLSTTGSSDNVISTAPVSAASSTGSPASVVSNIRTTSTPGNLGVSPATGTSTLNNMGGGSSNVASNVLGTINLSNITSTGNVNALSGTSSNVNVNILSGAGNGTSASSSVINNVTNPTAGMAVGSSQQQPASGTSRFRVVKLDSSSEPFKKGRWTCTEFYDKENTVAVSEGVAVNKAVETIKQNPLEVTSERESTSGSSVSSNVSTLSHYTESVGSGEMGAPTVVQQQAFQGVGPQQMDFSSAAPPAIPASSIPQSVSQSQLAQVQLHSQEVNYPQQKPGVQPPAQASLTTVTGVQPAPVNILGVSPSLGHQQPAIQSMAQQQLPYSQPAQPVQTLPVVQQQQLQYGQQQQQQQQTVPTQMATGHVKPVNQNSVTGAMPDYIQHQQILQTPAPAMQPSSTGVGAGQPVPVAQAQGMQPSVQAHPAAAPAPPVAHAPAAIPGVGTSGQMLNVGQQGSVATVVQPPSAANQIPPPVMPSTAAPPSSQVVQPVQTGIMQQGLQASASGLPQQMVIAQQNTLLPVQPQAQGVESVVQGMTGQQLPAVSPIPSASAVPPPGQAGSAVPPGIPSASIGLGQPQNIAQASAVQNGNLAQSVSQPPLISTSIGMPVAQSVPQQIPLSSTQFPAQSLAQSIVSQTEDGRRPTEPSLVGLPQAASGESGVGASAVSDGGSSNMPSSASLFPLKVLPLTTPLVDGEDESSSGASVVAIDNKIEQAMDLVKSHLMYAVREEVEVLKEQIKELIEKNSQLEQENTLLKTLASPEQLAQFQAQLQTGSPPSSSQSQGTTQQPAQPASQGSGPSA; encoded by the coding sequence ATGGCGCACCCGGCAATGTTTCCTAGAAggggcagcagcagtagcagcggCAGCAGCTGCGTTACTGCTCCCACTGCACCAGGTACCGGCGTTGGGAGCGCTGCCCTCTCCGCCGAGGATTATCAGCCGCCTTTGCTGGTCCAGCCGCCGCCTCCATCTCCTGCAGCATCTTCATCAGCGGGTCCACAGCCGACACCCCCTCCTCCACAAAGCCTGAACCTTCTCTCGCAGTCTCAGCTCCAGCCACAGCCTCTTGCACAGACTGGAgctcaaatgaaaaagaaaagtggcTTCCAAATTACCAGTGTGACCCCTGCTCAGATATCAGCTAGTATGAGCTCTAACAACAGCATAGCTGAGGATACAGAAAGCTACGATGACCTGGATGAGTCCCACACTGAAGACCTGTCGTCTTCAGAAATCTTGGATGTTTCTCTATCCAGGGCCACTGACTTGGGAGAACCTGAGAGGAGCTCCTCTGAAGAGACTTTGAATAACTTCCAAGAGGCAGAGACTCCTGGGGCTGTTTCTCCAAACCAGCCTCATCTTCCTCAGCAGCATGCTCCTCTGCCTCATCACCCACAGCAGAGTGTTGTGATCAACGGAAGTGTTCACCCCCATCATGTTCATCACCACCACCATCTTCACCACCATCATCACGGACACCATCATCCATCGCATCCTGGGGTGGGCAGTGCCCCAATTTCTGGAGGACCACCACCCAGTCCATCATTTAGAAAACTATCAACAACTGGAAGCTCTGACAATGTTATATCAACTGCACCAGTTTCTGCTGCATCATCCACTGGTTCCCCGGCATCTGTTGTGTCTAATATCCGCACTACAAGTACTCCTGGCAATTTAGGTGTAAGTCCTGCTACTGGAACTAGTACCTTAAATAATATGGGCGGTGGTAGTTCTAATGTGGCAAGCAACGTGCTTGGTACTATAAATCTAAGCAACATCACGAGTACTGGTAATGTAAATGCTTTGTCTGGAACTAGCAGCAATGTTAATGTGAATATCTTGAGTGGTGCTGGCAATGGTACGAGTGCTTCCTCTAGTGTCATTAACAATGTTACTAATCCAACTGCAGGAATGGCAGTGGGATCaagccagcagcagcctgcatCTGGCACGTCAAGGTTTAGGGTTGTAAAATTAGATTCTAGTTCTGAACCTTTCAAAAAAGGTAGATGGACATGCACTGAATTCTATGATAAAGAAAACACTGTTGCAGTTTCAGAAGGAGTAGCAGTAAACAAAGCAGTAGAGACGATAAAACAAAACCCGCTTGAAGTGACTTCTGAAAGGGAGAGCACCAGTGGGAGTTCTGTTAGCAGCAATGTAAGCACACTGAGTCACTATACAGAAAGTGTGGGAAGTGGAGAAATGGGAGCACCTACTGTGGTACAGCAGCAAGCGTTTCAAGGTGTGGGTCCGCAGCAGATGGATTTTAGCAGTGCTGCTCCTCCGGCAATTCCAGCATCTAGTATACCACAGAGTGTTTCTCAATCACAGCTTGCACAAGTCCAGCTGCATTCTCAAGAAGTAAACTATCCACAGCAGAAGCCAGGGGTCCAACCTCCTGCACAGGCCAGTCTAACCACTGTTACTGGGGTTCAGCCAGCCCCAGTTAATATACTAGGTGTATCCCCATCTCTGGGCCACCAGCAACCTGCCATTCAAAGTATGGCTCAACAGCAGCTGCCGTATTCTCAGCCCGCGCAGCCTGTGCAGACTTTACCAGTtgtacagcagcagcagttgcagTATGgacaacagcaacaacagcagcaacagacaGTTCCTACGCAGATGGCCACAGGTCACGTTAAGCCGGTGAACCAAAACTCGGTTACGGGGGCTATGCCAGACTACATTCAACATCAGCAGATCCTTCAGACTCCAGCCCCTGCCATGCAGCCTAGTTCTACAGGAGTAGGAGCAGGGCAACCGGTTCCCGTTGCCCAGGCACAGGGCATGCAGCCTTCAGTACAAGCACacccagctgctgccccagctcCGCCTGTTGCACATGCTCCAGCAGCGATACCAGGTGTAGGTACCAGTGGTCAAATGCTGAACGTTGGGCAGCAGGGAAGCGTAGCCACTGTGGTGCAACCACCATCTGCTGCAAACCAAATTCCACCTCCAGTTATGCCGTCAACGGCTGCTCCTCCATCTTCACAAGTAGTGCAGCCTGTGCAGACAGGAATAATGCAGCAGGGATTACAGGCTAGTGCTTCAGGCCTTCCTCAGCAAATGGTCATTGCTCAGCAAAACACCTTGTTACCTGTACAGCCACAGGCACAAGGAGTGGAATCTGTAGTCCAAGGGATGACtggccagcagctgcctgcagttaGCCCTATACCTTCTGCTAGTGCTGTTCCTCCACCAGGTCAAGCTGGTTCAGCTGTGCCTCCTGGCATACCTTCTGCTTCTATAGGTTTGGGACAGCCACAGAATATAGCACAAGCTTCGGCTGTGCAGAACGGGAATCTGGCTCAAAGTGTTAGTCAGCCTCCCTTGATATCAACAAGTATAGGTATGCCAGTGGCACAGAGTGTGCCACAGCAGATACCGCTAAGCTCTACCCAGTTCCCCGCACAATCACTAGCTCAGTCAATTGTAAGCCAAACTGAAGATGGCAGACGCCCTACAGAACCTTCCTTAGTGGGTTTACCTCAAGCTGCCAGTGGCGAGAGTGGTGTTGGAGCATCAGCTGTTTCAGATGGCGGTAGCAGCAACATGCCATCCTCTGCTTCCCTCTTTCCGCTGAAGGTGCTGCCGTTGACAACGCCTCTTGTAGATGGTGAGGATGAGAG